One Brassica napus cultivar Da-Ae chromosome C4, Da-Ae, whole genome shotgun sequence genomic region harbors:
- the LOC106396906 gene encoding thioredoxin-like protein Clot — translation MTLKKLDADPSTLETVLEELKSDESNRNKINFILFVANNDPTTNRSWCPDCVRAEPVIYKTLEESAEEVNVIRAYAGDRPTWRNPVHPWRVDPRFKVTGVPTLVRWDGDSVKGRLEDHQAHVPNLIRPLLAPST, via the exons atgacactGAAGAAGTTGGACGCAGATCCCTCAACCTTGGAGACGGTGTTGGAAGAATTGAAATCTGACGAATCAAACCGtaacaaaatcaattttatcctCTTCGTCGCCAACAATGATCCCACCACCAACCGCAGCTGGTGTCCTG ATTGCGTTAGAGCTGAGCCTGTGATTTACAAGACTCTAGAGGAATCAGCGGAGGAAGTGAATGTTATTCGGGCTTACGCCGGAGATAGGCCGACGTGGAGGAACCCGGTGCATCCGTGGAGAGTCGATCCTCGATTCAAGGTAACTGGAGTGCCAACACTTGTTCGCTGGGATGGAGACAGTGTTAAGGGTCGTCTTGAGGATCACCAGGCTCATGTTCCTAACTTGATTCGCCCACTTCTTGCTCCATCCACTTAA